Genomic segment of Microbacterium sp. BH-3-3-3:
CCAGGCCGCGCTCGTACAGGAACGAGTCGTGGCGGCCCTGGGTGACCTCTGCTCCGGGGTCGCCCTCGGTCACGACCGCGTCGGGCCGCTCGTCGCGCAGGCTGATGCGCAGGCCCTTGTTCAGGAACGCCATCTGCTGGAACCGCGTCCGCAGGGTGTCGTAGTCGAAGTCGACGGTGTCGAAGATGGTCGCATCGGGCCAGAACGTGATGGTCGTCCCGGTCTTGTCGCTCTCTTCGCCCTTCGCGAGAGGGGCGAGGGGAGTACCGCCGTCGCGGAACGACTGACGCCACACGTGTCCCTGACGCTGCACCTCGACCTCGAGGCGCGTCGACAGCGCGTTCACGACCGACGAGCCCACGCCGTGCAGGCCGCCCGAGACGGCGTAGCCACCGCCACCGAACTTTCCACCGGCGTGCAGCACGGTGAGCACGACCTCGACCGTCGACTTGCCCTCGGTGCGGTGCATGTCGACCGGGATGCCGCGACCGTTGTCGATCACGCGGACGGCTCCGTCGCTCATGATCGTGACGTCGATCGTGTCGCAGTAGCCGGCCAGGGCCTCGTCCACGGAGTTGTCGACGATCTCTTGCACGAGGTGGTGCAGACCCCGCTCACCGGTGGAGCCGATGTACATGCCGGGGCGCTTACGGACGGCCTCGAGACCCTCGAGCACCTGGATGGCGTCTGCCCCGTACTCGTTGGGAACCTTGGTCGATGCGACGGGAGGTTCCTCGGAAACGCTGTCGGGGTTTTCGGACGTCATGGGTACGTGCGCTCCAGATCGGTTCGTCGGAAGCTCCATCCTACCGCGTGGGGCTCGCGAAAATGGCGTGTACGCCCCTACACGGCGATAAATCGGACCGAGGCGGGATCGACCATGGCCTAGCCGTAGGTATCGCGCGGACCGCGGCCTGGAACGGCTCTGGGGCCCCATTTCCAAGAGGGGACGTCCGGCCCTACGAACCGGATGGCTTCGACCCCCGCGTCGGGGAAGCGTCGGATGATCTCCGAGAGGATGTGCGCCCGCATCAACTGGAGCTGCTTCGCCCACGCCGTCGAATCGGCCTGGACCGTGAGCGTGCCGGCATCCAGAGCCACCGGGCGGGTATGCGCCGCCGTCTCGGCACCGGCGACCTCGTCCCACTTGCGCACGAGGTCCTCTCGCGACAGCTGGGGCTCCCAGCCCGCCGATCGAGTGAGGCCCGACAGCACATCGCCGAGTCCCCGGGGATCACGGCCCGGCGTGAACGGTG
This window contains:
- a CDS encoding DUF721 domain-containing protein, encoding MSDEGELPETVATYLRLRGLEPSPYRKKKRRRRVDDGENAPFTPGRDPRGLGDVLSGLTRSAGWEPQLSREDLVRKWDEVAGAETAAHTRPVALDAGTLTVQADSTAWAKQLQLMRAHILSEIIRRFPDAGVEAIRFVGPDVPSWKWGPRAVPGRGPRDTYG